A stretch of the Oenococcus sp. UCMA 16435 genome encodes the following:
- a CDS encoding alpha/beta hydrolase yields MANFQTNDKVRIKYHIQGKQDGQALIFIEGYSGNEATWVAQINDFVQAGFKVITYDRRNHGKSQSVPYGMQIARHGFDLAELIDHLRLKKPVLIGHSMGASTIFAYLSLFGCQNVKTIITEDQSPKAISDNGWDFGLFNSSWKNFYKNAALIETTKLTRLPIGNQIKRILGEAYKSYQPFDFHFNQPLLLDSLVQDWREEIKSETVPHLFLAGSASPLWSSEHSKVSASLSPFAEAYVFKGSGHIPHLELASEFNQVVIKFIQKNN; encoded by the coding sequence ATGGCTAATTTTCAAACGAATGATAAAGTTAGAATCAAATATCACATTCAGGGAAAACAAGATGGACAGGCTTTAATATTTATAGAAGGCTATTCGGGAAACGAAGCAACCTGGGTTGCTCAAATTAACGATTTTGTCCAAGCTGGTTTTAAGGTAATCACATATGATCGGAGAAACCACGGAAAAAGCCAAAGTGTTCCCTATGGAATGCAAATAGCTCGTCATGGATTCGATTTAGCAGAATTAATTGACCATCTCAGACTGAAAAAACCCGTTTTAATCGGCCATTCAATGGGAGCTTCAACAATTTTTGCCTACCTATCACTCTTTGGCTGCCAAAATGTTAAGACAATCATTACTGAAGATCAGTCTCCAAAGGCGATCAGCGACAATGGATGGGACTTCGGTTTGTTTAACAGCAGCTGGAAAAACTTTTATAAAAATGCAGCCTTAATCGAAACAACCAAATTGACACGTTTACCAATTGGTAATCAAATTAAACGGATATTAGGAGAAGCCTACAAGAGTTATCAACCTTTCGATTTTCATTTCAATCAACCTTTATTGCTTGACTCTTTGGTTCAGGATTGGCGTGAGGAAATTAAAAGTGAAACTGTTCCACATTTATTCTTGGCCGGTTCTGCTTCTCCTTTGTGGTCGTCAGAACATTCGAAGGTATCTGCAAGTCTAAGTCCCTTTGCAGAAGCTTATGTTTTTAAGGGCAGCGGTCATATTCCGCATCTGGAATTGGCTAGCGAATTCAACCAGGTTGTAATTAAATTTATTCAGAAAAATAATTAA
- a CDS encoding lipoate--protein ligase gives MQFIKYFGNDAYTNIAMDTWLLYNLKPKEAVFSLWQNKNAVIVGRNQNTFAEVNQDYVDEHDIQVVRRVSGGGAVYHDLGNICFTFFVPVASSAEVDFHKFVKPMYDALHEVGIDAQITGRNDLTVDGKKVSGNAQRYAGGYLMHHGTLLWNSNVDTMVRSLNVADEKFISKAATSVRSRVGNIKDYAPAGLTLEEFWKALQYYLADEGKDQEYLLSDAQKQSIIDLRNNQFATWDWNYGRSPEFDFNNHRKFDAGAIDVHANVDKGLIKDIVFTGDFLGVRDWREIKDRFINQPFNSNVIYDILQKNVDGQYFGAIDNRQLADMFNAKTEQKL, from the coding sequence ATGCAATTTATCAAATACTTTGGGAATGACGCCTACACGAATATCGCGATGGATACGTGGCTTTTGTATAATTTAAAGCCCAAAGAGGCGGTTTTTTCTCTATGGCAGAACAAAAATGCCGTTATTGTCGGCCGAAATCAAAATACTTTTGCCGAGGTAAATCAGGATTACGTTGATGAGCACGATATTCAAGTTGTTCGTCGAGTGTCTGGTGGCGGAGCCGTTTACCATGATTTAGGAAATATTTGTTTTACTTTCTTTGTCCCGGTAGCAAGCAGTGCAGAAGTCGATTTTCATAAATTCGTCAAACCGATGTATGACGCATTACATGAAGTCGGTATTGATGCACAAATTACCGGTCGAAACGATCTGACTGTTGATGGTAAAAAAGTTAGCGGCAATGCTCAACGCTATGCCGGTGGTTATTTAATGCACCACGGGACTTTGCTTTGGAATTCGAATGTCGACACGATGGTTCGATCACTAAATGTTGCTGACGAAAAATTTATTTCCAAGGCTGCTACTTCGGTCCGTTCACGGGTTGGAAATATTAAGGATTATGCTCCGGCGGGACTCACGTTAGAGGAATTCTGGAAAGCTTTGCAATATTATCTGGCCGATGAAGGCAAAGACCAAGAATATCTTCTCAGCGATGCTCAAAAGCAGTCGATTATCGATTTGCGAAATAATCAGTTTGCTACTTGGGATTGGAATTATGGCCGAAGCCCGGAGTTTGATTTTAACAATCACCGAAAATTTGATGCCGGCGCAATTGACGTACATGCAAATGTCGATAAAGGCTTGATCAAAGATATTGTCTTTACCGGTGATTTCTTGGGCGTGCGCGATTGGCGGGAGATCAAAGATCGATTTATTAATCAACCATTTAATTCAAACGTAATTTACGATATTTTACAAAAAAATGTCGATGGTCAATATTTTGGTGCAATTGACAATCGTCAATTGGCAGACATGTTCAATGCTAAAACTGAACAAAAATTATAG
- a CDS encoding thiamine pyrophosphate-dependent dehydrogenase E1 component subunit alpha, which produces MSNISKANEQILDFDYQLKAQNDAFPTLEVLDNDGKIVDEKALERAALTDEDLINIFHNMLLNRQLDIRSTKLARQGRFGFFAPTAGQEASQMASAYAFNDQDWLFPGYRDIPEIVAKGWPIWKAILWSRGHVVGNEYTTDDGKQVNSWFPQIIIGAQYIEAAGVALGLKKRNKKAVSYAYTGDGGTSQGDFYEGMNFAAAYHANEVFFVQNNGFAISTPRKLQTAAPHLAAKGWAVGVPSLVVDGQDAIAVYLAAKEARAWAVSGKGPVLIETLTDRFEAHSTAGDDPLRYRTKEDIATWWKKDPLIRMRKYLTDKGLWDEGKETDYIAQVDARIDADIKKADNIDKQKISDYLKNTLEVPGYAMKEQIEKFESEGK; this is translated from the coding sequence ATGTCAAATATCTCAAAAGCAAATGAACAGATTTTGGATTTTGATTATCAGCTAAAAGCTCAAAATGACGCTTTTCCGACTCTGGAAGTCTTGGATAACGATGGCAAGATCGTTGACGAAAAGGCTTTGGAACGTGCTGCTTTAACTGATGAAGATTTAATTAACATTTTTCATAATATGCTGCTTAACCGGCAACTGGATATCCGTTCAACTAAATTGGCAAGACAGGGCAGGTTTGGTTTCTTTGCTCCGACCGCTGGACAGGAAGCGTCGCAAATGGCTTCGGCCTATGCTTTTAACGATCAGGATTGGCTTTTTCCTGGATATCGTGATATTCCCGAAATAGTTGCTAAAGGATGGCCGATTTGGAAAGCAATTCTTTGGAGCCGTGGCCATGTCGTTGGAAATGAGTATACGACCGATGATGGCAAACAGGTTAATTCCTGGTTCCCACAAATTATTATTGGCGCTCAGTATATTGAGGCAGCCGGTGTCGCTTTGGGATTAAAGAAGCGAAATAAAAAAGCTGTTTCTTATGCCTATACCGGCGATGGTGGCACTTCGCAAGGCGATTTTTACGAAGGAATGAATTTTGCCGCTGCTTATCATGCAAACGAAGTCTTCTTTGTTCAAAATAACGGTTTTGCGATTTCGACTCCCCGTAAGCTCCAAACTGCCGCTCCACATTTGGCAGCCAAAGGATGGGCTGTCGGCGTTCCAAGTTTGGTAGTCGACGGACAGGATGCAATCGCCGTTTATCTGGCAGCCAAAGAAGCACGTGCGTGGGCAGTTTCTGGCAAGGGACCGGTCTTGATCGAGACCTTGACAGATCGTTTTGAAGCTCATTCGACTGCTGGCGATGATCCGCTTCGTTACCGCACTAAAGAGGATATTGCCACTTGGTGGAAAAAGGATCCTTTGATTCGGATGCGCAAGTACCTGACGGACAAAGGGCTCTGGGATGAAGGCAAAGAGACTGATTATATTGCTCAGGTTGATGCTCGAATTGATGCCGATATTAAAAAAGCCGATAACATCGACAAACAAAAGATCAGTGATTATCTGAAGAATACTTTGGAAGTCCCTGGCTATGCAATGAAAGAGCAAATTGAAAAATTTGAAAGTGAGGGCAAGTAA
- a CDS encoding alpha-ketoacid dehydrogenase subunit beta — MAVKSYIDAVKEAQGLALEHDKDVLIFGEDVGKNGGVFRATDGLQAKYGEDRVFNTPLAESGIGGLAIGLTTQGYRPIMEIQFYGFIYEVLDSLAGQMARNRFRFNGTRQMPIVVRAPYGGGTKTPEMHSDNLEGLVAQTPGLRVVMPSNPSDAKGLLLSAIESNDPVIFLENLHLYRSIKGEVAEGYYTTPLDKAAVAREGKDISIITYGGMTPVALNAAEELSKQGIDAEVIDLRTVSPLDIETIGESVKKTGRVVVAQEAQRIAGIGASVMAEISERFILNLKAPIGRVAAPDSIYPFAQAENDWMVNADDIIDKVKEIVNYD, encoded by the coding sequence ATGGCTGTTAAAAGTTACATTGATGCCGTTAAAGAAGCGCAGGGTCTCGCCTTGGAGCACGATAAAGATGTTTTGATTTTTGGCGAAGATGTTGGCAAAAACGGTGGTGTTTTCCGTGCTACCGATGGCTTGCAGGCCAAGTATGGCGAGGATCGTGTTTTCAATACCCCTTTGGCTGAATCCGGGATTGGTGGTCTGGCGATTGGTTTGACCACTCAGGGTTATCGCCCAATCATGGAAATTCAATTCTATGGTTTTATATATGAAGTACTTGATTCTTTGGCCGGCCAAATGGCCCGCAACCGTTTTCGCTTTAACGGAACCCGTCAAATGCCGATTGTTGTTCGTGCTCCTTATGGCGGAGGAACAAAAACACCGGAAATGCATTCCGATAATTTGGAAGGCCTGGTCGCTCAGACTCCGGGATTAAGAGTTGTGATGCCTTCTAATCCATCTGATGCCAAAGGCTTGCTTTTAAGTGCGATTGAATCAAACGATCCGGTCATTTTCCTTGAAAACCTTCACTTGTATCGTTCGATCAAAGGAGAAGTTGCCGAAGGATATTATACGACTCCGTTGGATAAAGCCGCTGTTGCACGCGAAGGTAAAGATATTTCAATCATTACTTATGGCGGAATGACGCCGGTTGCTTTGAATGCGGCCGAAGAGTTATCCAAACAAGGAATTGATGCTGAAGTTATTGATTTGCGGACCGTTTCGCCGTTGGATATTGAAACAATTGGTGAATCGGTCAAAAAAACCGGTCGCGTAGTTGTTGCTCAAGAAGCCCAGCGGATAGCCGGAATTGGAGCCAGTGTGATGGCGGAGATTTCCGAAAGATTCATTTTGAATTTGAAAGCACCGATTGGTCGCGTTGCCGCACCTGATTCTATTTATCCTTTTGCCCAGGCAGAAAATGATTGGATGGTTAACGCTGACGATATCATCGACAAAGTTAAGGAGATTGTAAATTATGACTGA